The Psychrobacter raelei genome contains the following window.
GGCGGCATGGTACATAGCTATGGCTTGGCCGCAGCTCAATTGGTGCGCCTCAAAGACGCCGGCTTAACGCTCACCATTGCCGTGGATAAAATCGCTGCCAGCGGGGGTTACATGATGGCCTGTGTGGCAGATAAAATTTTAGCAGCCCCGTTTGCCGTTATCGGCTCAATTGGTGTGGTCTCACAAATGCCAAACTTTAATAAATGGCTAAAAAAACACGATATCGATTATGAAATGTTTACCGCAGGTGAGTACAAGCGTACGGTGACTGTTTTTGGTGAGAATGATGATGACGATCGTGCCAAATACACTGAGGAGCTAGAGCAAACACATAAGCTATTTAAGCACTTTGTGACCACCTATCGCCCGCAGCTGGACTTAACCAAAGTGGCCAATGGCGATCACTGGTATGGTGAGGATGCGCTGCATTTAAACCTGGTCGATGAGCTGACGACCTCGGATGCATATTTGCTAAAGCAAATGGATGAGCATCAAGTGTATGCCATTTTATCACGCCAAAAACCCACTTTGGCTGAGAAGTTGGGTTTTGCTAACGCCGCTCATTCGGCGGTATCAGGCTTGGTAAGCACCGCAACCAAGTCAGCGTTGACTGTGCTGGGTAATAAATTGCCTGAGGTCATGAGCAAGATTGAGCAAGACAAGCGTTTAAAGTTTTAATGGTTGGATAAACTATCAGCTACTTGATGTGAAGAAAAAGCGACCTTAAGGTCGCTTTTTTTGATGGATTTATCTTGCAATAAGCTGAATGATAAGGATTGAGTTTAATCAGCAAAAACCAATCGTTAAGACCAGTAATCAAAGATAAATTAACCAAGGATAGGTGTTCAATGGATAAGCATTTGACGTTTAATAAGACACTTTTAGTCAAGATGGGTTTGGCGGGTGTGCTGGCAACCTCTGCGGCAGCACTTGTCATCGGCCGCATCTGGAAGCCAGATTTGCAGGTCTCTAAGCTTAAGCATTGGGAGCTGCCGACCAGCTTTTATGTCGATGTAGAAGGATTACAGGTGCATGTGACCAAGTCTGAGACATCTGATAACTTAGCGGCTACTAATAACTGTGAAGCGCAAAGCGGCGCTGAAACTTTGTTACTAATCCATGGCACTTCAGCCAGCTTGCATACTTGGGATGGCTGGACTGAGGCGCTTAAAGAACAATATTGCGTGGTACGCTTAGACTTGCCAGCCTTTGGGTTAACAGGCCCTTATGCTGATGATACCAAGCCCTATAGCTTAGATAATTATGTTGATACTGTCATTAAAGTGATGGATAAGCTTGATATCAAGCGAACGACCATTGCCGGTAATTCGCTTGGCGGCGGCATTGCTTGGCTAACTGCTTTAATGCACCCTGAGCGGATTGACCGCTTGATATTGGTTGATGCATCGGGCTTTAAATTTACCCCCAAACGCATGCCCATTGGCTTTAAACTGGCACAGTCTCCTGTATTAGATGGTCTTACTGAGCATGTACTCCCCAAAAGCATGGTGCGCAGTAGTGTGCAGAGTGTTTATGCAGATAAATCCAAGGTAAGCGATGACTTAGTGAACCGTTATTATGAGCTCAGCCGCCGTGCAGGCAATCGTAAAGCCTTGACCAGACGCATGCGCGAGGGGTTATATCAAGATGAAGTCAAGCGCTTGGGTGAGATTACGCAGCCCACACTGATTATCTGGGGCGCACAAGATGAATTAATTCCTATTGAAAGCGCTTATAAATTTAAGGCTGCCATACCCAATAGCCAATTGGTGGTATTTGATCACCTAGGTCATGTGCCGCAAGAAGAAGACCCGAAAGCCACAGTGGCTGTGGTGAAGCAGTTCTTGCGAGACACCAAATCTGATTATACTAAGTCGTTTAACTAAATAAATCATCCAGTATTGAGTCAAAGGGGCAGAGTATGACGACACTGTTTATGGTGCAGCTCGGCGCCACGCCAAAGGGTCGGCTGATTGAACAGCACGACATGTTCTTTGGGGTAGCAGATAAGGTAGGCGATTTGATAGATGCGATAAATGCCCACTGGCCTGCCGTCAAGAACAAATGGCATATCGACTCTTATCGTAGCGTCACTACGGTTATTAACCCTGATGGCAGTGCTTATCATATTGAGTGGCAGGACGATAATACTGCAGCGAAAGGCAATATAAACTCGTCAATTAAGAGTAACCAGAGCACAGATAACGCTTCCGACTTAAAACTGTTTTTTATTAATTTGGGTGGCTATCAAGAGGGCAGTATCGAAGAGTTTCATTACAAAATGCTGGTGGTTGCACCCACTCAAGCTACAGCAATGAAAGCGGCCGCCACGACCGAGTTTTATAAGCATTACAGCTATAATGACGACGATGTTCCCTTCAATGCCGCCTCACACATTGATAATAAACATCAGGTGGATGTCGATGATATCTATGATGTTGATGGTCTGCTAAGTGTTGGTCGACTGGCTATCACGCCTATACCTGTTGGTTCTATTGACTTTGATGAGGCTGTAGAGGATAAAAATTATGTCGGCTACCTCAGTCTCAAGACGCTTAAAAGTTTGGCGTTGTGAGTTTGGCATTATAAGTTAATTTCTCGTAATCAAGGGCAACTCAAAAATAACCGCTCAGCAGTGTTATAATAAACCCTTGATTGTGCGGCCATTACCCCTCATAAAACCCCCATGCCCTTTGAAATGATGGCATGAGAAATATAAAACGTCTTAGCGTCTAAAGTAGGGGTTCAAGCGGCCATACCCGCGCCCACGTCTGTTTATTTTACCCCGTACTGTTCTACCTTTTTATACTATAGATAGTTGTGTCACTGCAATGCTTTGCTGACCCCAAAACTCAAGCCGATAAAGCCAAAAAAACTTATGACTAAAGACACGAATAGCACTGCCTCCTCTAATCCTCAAGAGCCCTCGTTAATGCAGGCGCATCAACATAATGCGTCTGTGGTAGAGGATGGCTCAAACGATAAGATAAGCTCTAAATTGGCTGTTTTTGAATCGATGAAGGAGCTGCCGGTACTGGCCAAAGACCGTCATTTTCTAAGCCGCTTGCAGCGTGAATTATCACGTCCGCCAAAAAACGCAGACCCTAAAGTATTGGCAGACAAGCAAGCTAAGTTTGAGCAAATAAAGCAGCGCTCACAGCACGTGGTACAACAGCGTATTGATAGCATTCCTCATAATTTGCCGCAGCTGCTTAATGATGAGCTGCCAGTCAGTAAGCGCAGCACCGATATTATTCAGGCCATCACCGACCATCAAGTGATTATTGTGGCCGGTGAGACCGGCTCAGGTAAGACCACTCAGCTGCCGAAGCTTGCGATGCTGGCAGGCCGAGGTATTACGGGTCAGATTGGCCATACTCAGCCCAGACGACTGGCGGCGCGCAGTGTGGCCAACCGAATTGCTGAAGAGCTGGGTGAGCCACTTGGGGAAACCGTTAGCTTTAAGATTCGGTTTAATGAGCAAGGCAGCGCCCAATCCGTGGTCAAATTAATGACCGATGGTATCTTGCTGGCCGAGCTGGGTCATGATCGCTTTTTAACCCGTTATGACACAATTATTATCGATGAGGCGCATGAACGCAGCCTAAATATCGATTTTATTATGGGCTATTTAAAACAGCTGCTGCCTAAGCGTCCAGATTTGAAGGTGATTATTACCTCAGCCACCTTGGATACCGGACGTTTTAGTGAGTATTTTGCTCAGTATGACCCTGTTAAAAAGCGTATGGTGCCGGCGCCTGTTATTGATGTCGAGGGCCGAGGCTATCCAGTTGAAGTGCGCTATCGTCCGCTGACAGATACCCCAGTGAGCAGCTCAGATGACGACAGTTATGATGACTTTGAGGATAATCTGCCACGTGCGGTGGTGGCGGCGGTAGAGGAGTGCTTTGAAGATGCGATTGCTAAAGGGCATCCTGAGCATGCCGATATTCTGATATTTGCCGCAACCGAAGCAGAGATTCGTGAGATGCAAGAGGTGCTGGTGCAACATGGGCCGCGCCATACTGAAGTGCTGCCATTATTTGCGCGCCAGACTTACGCTGAGCAGCAGCGTATCTTTCAGCCCTCAGGTCGCGGCAGACGCATTGTTATTGCCACCAACGTGGCAGAGACCGCGCTGACTGTCCCGGGTATCCGCTATGTTATTGACTTAGGTTTTGCGCGTATCTCGCGGTATTCGTATCGCTCACGGGTACAAAGACTGCCTATTGAGGCCATCTCACAAGCGGCGGCCAACCAGCGTAAAGGGCGCTGTGGTCGTGTGGCGCCTGGGGTATGTATCCGCCTATATTCAGAAGAAGACTTCGCCAGTCGCCCTGAGTTTACTGAGCCTGAGATTCTGCGTACCAACTTAGCATCGGTGATTTTACAGATGGCAAGCTTGCGTCTGGGCACAGTAGAGAGCTTTGATTTTATCGAGCCACCTGATAGCCGCTTGGTCAAAGATGGCCGAAAGCTGCTCGATGAGCTCGGTGCACTGACGCCAAAAAATAGCGACAGTAAAAAACCTGTGGCTAAGCAAACACTCAATGATGTTAAGCTGACCCGTATTGGTCAAAAAATGGCACGCATGCCGATTGACCCAAGGCTTGCCCGTATGCTGGTCGCTGGTAGTGACTTTGATTGTATGCTTGAGATGCTTATCATTGTGGCTGCACTTGCGGTGCAAGATCCCAGAGAGCGTCCAGCCGAGAAGCGGGCTCAGGCTGATCAAAAACATGCTATTTTTCGTCAAGAAGACTCTGATTTTCTATTTTATCTAAGCCTATGGAACGCTCTATATGGCGGCGGTAGTAATAAGCTAAGCAGCAGTCAGCGCAAATCCTTTGCCAAAAAGCATTATCTAAGCTTCCCGCGTCTGCGTGAATGGGAGAAGACCTACCGCCAGCTTGAGCAAATGGTGACTGACCTAAAGCTGCTCACAGACTCTGGCACAGAGCATAAAGACAAGCCCCACACGCAAAATGACGCTGCTAAGGGCCAGCGTCATGCCAATCAGGCAGTAACAGTGGCCAAAAGCGTGGCCACGGACCTAATTGTTGATAATGCCAGTGATAACAAAGTCAATGAAGCGCAGCGTGCGGTGAAATATGCCAACCTGCATCGTGCGTTACTAACCGGCTTACTGTCTGTTATTGCGCATAAGACAGATCAGCGTGGTGAGTATCTGGCTGCACGTCAACAAAAAGCCAAAATATTCCCAGCCAGTACCGTGTTTAAGCAAGTACCTGCTTGGGTCATGGCATTCGAGATAGTCGAAACCTCGCAAGTGTTTATGCGCACCGTGGCAAAAATTGAGCCAGAATGGATTATCTCTGCCGGGGGCAATCTGCTTAAATACCATTACTTCGAGCCGCATTGGTCGAAGAAAACTGGTCGCGTGCGTGCTTATGCTCAGATCAGCTTATTTGGTCTGATTGTGGTCGCTAAGCAATTGACAAATTATGAGCAGATTAACCTAGAGGAGTCACGAGAAATATTCATTCGCGATGGTCTTGTGACTGGTAATCTGGGCCGTCAAGCGCCTTTCTTGCAGCACAATATGGACAAAATTGCAGATGTTGAGCGTATAGAAGAAAAGCTGCGTCGCCGTGATTTGTTAGTGGATGAAGAGGACTTATATCAATTCTACGAGCGCAAAATCCCGGAACACATCGCCAGCCGTAAAGCCTTTGAAGACTGGCGTGCTGATGTTGAAAAAGAAGACCCAAAATTCTTGTTCTTTACCGATGAGGATGTGCTGAAAGAGACGGCACCGACCACAGGCGAGTTCCCAGAGGTTTGGCAATTGGGTGATTTAAAGCTGCCTCTTAAATACGTGTTCGATCCGGCCTCTGAAGATGATGGGGTGACCATTAGAGTACCGCTTGCTGCCTTACCGCAGCTAGATGCCATTGAACTGTTATGGGGGGTACCAGGCTGGCGTTATGAGCTGGTACTGCAATTGCTCAAATCCTTGCCCAAAGAGATTCGCCGCAAGATTGTGCCCATTCCCAATACCGCAGACAGCTTATATGACGAGCTTGAAAAAAATCACCAGCAAGGTTTATTAAACCAGCTGTGCCAGGCTTTGCAGCGCCGCGGTGTGCTTGAGGTAAAACCAGAGGACTTTAATCCAAGCGCTATCGACCGTTACCT
Protein-coding sequences here:
- a CDS encoding DUF1543 domain-containing protein; protein product: MTTLFMVQLGATPKGRLIEQHDMFFGVADKVGDLIDAINAHWPAVKNKWHIDSYRSVTTVINPDGSAYHIEWQDDNTAAKGNINSSIKSNQSTDNASDLKLFFINLGGYQEGSIEEFHYKMLVVAPTQATAMKAAATTEFYKHYSYNDDDVPFNAASHIDNKHQVDVDDIYDVDGLLSVGRLAITPIPVGSIDFDEAVEDKNYVGYLSLKTLKSLAL
- the hrpA gene encoding ATP-dependent RNA helicase HrpA; its protein translation is MKELPVLAKDRHFLSRLQRELSRPPKNADPKVLADKQAKFEQIKQRSQHVVQQRIDSIPHNLPQLLNDELPVSKRSTDIIQAITDHQVIIVAGETGSGKTTQLPKLAMLAGRGITGQIGHTQPRRLAARSVANRIAEELGEPLGETVSFKIRFNEQGSAQSVVKLMTDGILLAELGHDRFLTRYDTIIIDEAHERSLNIDFIMGYLKQLLPKRPDLKVIITSATLDTGRFSEYFAQYDPVKKRMVPAPVIDVEGRGYPVEVRYRPLTDTPVSSSDDDSYDDFEDNLPRAVVAAVEECFEDAIAKGHPEHADILIFAATEAEIREMQEVLVQHGPRHTEVLPLFARQTYAEQQRIFQPSGRGRRIVIATNVAETALTVPGIRYVIDLGFARISRYSYRSRVQRLPIEAISQAAANQRKGRCGRVAPGVCIRLYSEEDFASRPEFTEPEILRTNLASVILQMASLRLGTVESFDFIEPPDSRLVKDGRKLLDELGALTPKNSDSKKPVAKQTLNDVKLTRIGQKMARMPIDPRLARMLVAGSDFDCMLEMLIIVAALAVQDPRERPAEKRAQADQKHAIFRQEDSDFLFYLSLWNALYGGGSNKLSSSQRKSFAKKHYLSFPRLREWEKTYRQLEQMVTDLKLLTDSGTEHKDKPHTQNDAAKGQRHANQAVTVAKSVATDLIVDNASDNKVNEAQRAVKYANLHRALLTGLLSVIAHKTDQRGEYLAARQQKAKIFPASTVFKQVPAWVMAFEIVETSQVFMRTVAKIEPEWIISAGGNLLKYHYFEPHWSKKTGRVRAYAQISLFGLIVVAKQLTNYEQINLEESREIFIRDGLVTGNLGRQAPFLQHNMDKIADVERIEEKLRRRDLLVDEEDLYQFYERKIPEHIASRKAFEDWRADVEKEDPKFLFFTDEDVLKETAPTTGEFPEVWQLGDLKLPLKYVFDPASEDDGVTIRVPLAALPQLDAIELLWGVPGWRYELVLQLLKSLPKEIRRKIVPIPNTADSLYDELEKNHQQGLLNQLCQALQRRGVLEVKPEDFNPSAIDRYLQPQICVVDDKKRVIEKGRDLKALQQRHASKTSQALSSSQDTQGVHTSFPGHFRFSKNRHSAGIVMKEFSALVADEAGEAVTIHQFTDVTAALKAHRKGVLTLIRSKLGAKQKQLTSQIDKTFKLAFAPLGDMEKLKTIVVDATLDATLEAYAPSFQDHDEALPDNADKVAEKLANQLPLDDTEFEKTSEKVLANFLLEGQKVLRLLRDVYARWQRIRRSLLMLDRDVFGESIDDIEDQLDDLHLSDFVYRMAYEDWQQYPRYLEALEIRIERLEHNLDGDLDAVYELDVHMERLAGRADDETISDYRWLVEEFRIQLFAQPMKTRQSVSQKRLNKMWEQVNARR
- the sohB gene encoding protease SohB, encoding MLFYPAKNPVELKVVHLNKSQNERRKHLIEATGDKNAVKQFQKALAKKAKQKLKDKSKAKAKQKRVFVLDFDGDIKASAVKHLREEISTIISGANKGDEVVIRLESGGGMVHSYGLAAAQLVRLKDAGLTLTIAVDKIAASGGYMMACVADKILAAPFAVIGSIGVVSQMPNFNKWLKKHDIDYEMFTAGEYKRTVTVFGENDDDDRAKYTEELEQTHKLFKHFVTTYRPQLDLTKVANGDHWYGEDALHLNLVDELTTSDAYLLKQMDEHQVYAILSRQKPTLAEKLGFANAAHSAVSGLVSTATKSALTVLGNKLPEVMSKIEQDKRLKF
- a CDS encoding alpha/beta hydrolase produces the protein MDKHLTFNKTLLVKMGLAGVLATSAAALVIGRIWKPDLQVSKLKHWELPTSFYVDVEGLQVHVTKSETSDNLAATNNCEAQSGAETLLLIHGTSASLHTWDGWTEALKEQYCVVRLDLPAFGLTGPYADDTKPYSLDNYVDTVIKVMDKLDIKRTTIAGNSLGGGIAWLTALMHPERIDRLILVDASGFKFTPKRMPIGFKLAQSPVLDGLTEHVLPKSMVRSSVQSVYADKSKVSDDLVNRYYELSRRAGNRKALTRRMREGLYQDEVKRLGEITQPTLIIWGAQDELIPIESAYKFKAAIPNSQLVVFDHLGHVPQEEDPKATVAVVKQFLRDTKSDYTKSFN